In Rutidosis leptorrhynchoides isolate AG116_Rl617_1_P2 chromosome 2, CSIRO_AGI_Rlap_v1, whole genome shotgun sequence, one genomic interval encodes:
- the LOC139890271 gene encoding dirigent protein 11 yields MLSNKYTFCVLVSLAILLVVLLATLSPIPHKNSSSKPWLALSLYIQQPKTATLPNTQTVAPQDAGALIFHRVLTKGPKNTSRVIGKAQGFIVPVNEFSGSGFNIIYLTFDTHAYSGSVGIQAKNSGSGHKDELTVVGGTGSFAFVRGIAVLTQKDGRDTDLVVPYHIKLHLKYPNRSKMTPG; encoded by the coding sequence ATGCTTTCTAACAAATATACATTTTGTGTGTTAGTATCATTAGCGATCCTTTTGGTTGTACTTCTAGCCACTCTTTCGCCCATACCACACAAAAACTCATCTTCAAAGCCATGGTTAGCCTTATCGTTAtacatacaacaaccaaaaacagcCACACTACCAAATACACAAACCGTGGCCCCACAAGACGCTGGCGCCTTGATCTTCCACCGTGTTTTAACAAAAGGGCCCAAGAATACTTCGCGAGTTATTGGGAAAGCACAAGGCTTTATTGTCCCTGTTAACGAATTTTCAGGGTCAGGATTCAACATTATTTATCTTACGTTCGATACCCATGCATACTCGGGTAGTGTTGGTATTCAGGCTAAAAACTCGGGTAGTGGTCATAAAGATGAACTAACTGTTGTCGGGGGTACAGGCTCGTTTGCTTTCGTACGTGGAATAGCGGTTTTGACACAGAAAGATGGTCGTGATACGGATCTTGTTGTACCGTATCATATTAAACTACATCTCAAGTATCCGAATAGGTCTAAAATGACACCAGGATGA